From a single Gimesia fumaroli genomic region:
- a CDS encoding mandelate racemase/muconate lactonizing enzyme family protein, whose product MKITGVETFLVDVPLQVPVSPYQSRYIFSTSTGALLIRLETDAGIIGWGETPQRLSFQNATSFTGDEADYFRPILLGKDPTDISALYADWGMEEPYLQSVVEMACWDILGKQAGLPLHRLLGGLYRDRVEVTCCMGIRGPEEAAAIAKHYVDLGFSTLKTKAGREPEEDLAMVRAIRESVGDQLNLRIDPNMGYTPEVALQLARDLEPYELQYFEQPMHKDLLQESADIRKQTSTPLALNESVTTMENVRKILELDAAQYLLPDTYQCGGIWAVKLVGEVAASAGVPCIFHCAHDLGLRTATMLHMAASSPNFPLANDCTYYSLENDIITDRFEINEGTIAVPTKPGLGVEIDEAMLKRYLVNSSVE is encoded by the coding sequence ATGAAAATCACAGGCGTCGAAACGTTTCTCGTTGATGTTCCCTTGCAAGTCCCGGTCTCTCCGTATCAGTCCCGGTATATTTTCTCCACCAGCACCGGCGCCCTGTTGATCCGCCTCGAAACCGACGCCGGCATCATCGGCTGGGGCGAAACTCCACAACGGCTCTCCTTTCAGAACGCAACCAGCTTCACCGGCGACGAAGCCGACTACTTCCGCCCGATTCTGCTTGGCAAAGATCCGACCGACATTTCCGCTCTCTATGCCGACTGGGGCATGGAAGAACCCTATCTGCAATCAGTAGTCGAAATGGCCTGTTGGGACATCCTCGGCAAACAGGCAGGCTTGCCCCTGCATCGCCTGCTGGGCGGCCTGTATCGCGACCGCGTCGAAGTTACCTGCTGCATGGGCATTCGCGGTCCGGAAGAAGCTGCCGCCATCGCGAAGCACTATGTCGACCTCGGCTTCTCGACCCTCAAAACCAAAGCCGGCCGCGAGCCCGAAGAAGACCTGGCGATGGTTCGCGCCATTCGCGAATCGGTCGGCGACCAACTCAATCTCCGCATCGACCCCAACATGGGTTACACGCCCGAGGTCGCCCTACAACTGGCCAGAGATCTGGAGCCCTACGAGCTGCAATATTTCGAACAGCCAATGCACAAAGACCTGCTGCAGGAATCCGCCGACATCCGCAAGCAGACGAGCACGCCACTCGCGCTCAATGAATCGGTGACCACGATGGAAAACGTCCGCAAGATTCTGGAACTGGATGCAGCGCAGTACCTGCTGCCCGACACCTACCAGTGCGGCGGCATCTGGGCCGTCAAACTCGTGGGCGAAGTCGCCGCGTCAGCCGGTGTCCCCTGTATCTTCCACTGCGCTCACGACCTCGGTCTCCGAACCGCCACCATGCTGCACATGGCCGCCTCATCACCCAATTTCCCACTCGCCAATGACTGCACCTACTACAGCCTCGAAAACGATATCATCACCGACCGCTTCGAAATCAACGAAGGCACGATCGCCGTCCCCACCAAACCCGGCTTAGGAGTCGAGATTGATGAAGCCATGCTGAAACGGTATCTGGTTAACAGCTCGGTAGAGTAA
- a CDS encoding cupin domain-containing protein gives MVPEISNLFTPQKTLPVAELFEELFRGQTFRVERIVSTGQATREGQWYDQQHAEWVVLLTGSAVLRFEGETEGRPLVPGDAVNIPAHCRHRVEATADDRESVWLAIHYEPVENGETA, from the coding sequence ATGGTCCCTGAAATCAGTAATCTATTCACTCCACAGAAGACATTGCCCGTAGCGGAATTATTTGAGGAGCTATTTCGCGGCCAGACTTTCCGGGTGGAGCGGATTGTTTCGACGGGGCAGGCGACGCGGGAGGGCCAGTGGTATGATCAGCAGCATGCAGAATGGGTGGTTTTGCTCACGGGTTCGGCGGTCCTGCGATTTGAGGGAGAAACCGAGGGGCGGCCGCTGGTTCCCGGCGATGCGGTGAACATTCCCGCTCATTGTCGGCACCGGGTTGAGGCGACCGCCGACGATCGGGAAAGCGTTTGGCTTGCAATCCACTATGAGCCTGTCGAGAATGGAGAAACCGCATAG
- a CDS encoding HpcH/HpaI aldolase family protein, giving the protein MKKNPVKAALSEGKPQVGTWLSSGDVMMTRLMARVGFPWLTVDMEHSPIDWSQAGLLFGAIADAGCVPLCRVPLGKYELIKRALDAGAHGIVAPMINTVEQAKEVIDAVKYPPLGNRSVGGVLHAMNFDATAGDYYKHANDEILVILQTESPEGVENAEEIYSLPGVDGIFVGPNDLTFQMSKATGVHPSPDELEAMLQRILETGKKTGTPVGLHVQTVEAVEQRIAEGWRFIACGSEVKFMLNEAQRIVSGLNLKAEAADLARY; this is encoded by the coding sequence ATGAAAAAGAACCCGGTCAAGGCGGCGTTAAGTGAAGGAAAACCTCAAGTAGGAACATGGCTCTCGTCGGGGGATGTGATGATGACCCGTCTGATGGCCCGCGTGGGATTTCCGTGGCTGACAGTAGATATGGAGCATTCGCCGATCGACTGGTCGCAGGCAGGGCTGCTGTTCGGTGCGATTGCGGACGCGGGCTGCGTGCCTCTGTGCCGGGTTCCCCTGGGAAAATATGAATTGATCAAACGGGCGCTGGATGCCGGAGCACACGGCATTGTTGCACCCATGATCAATACGGTCGAACAGGCCAAAGAAGTGATCGACGCGGTCAAGTATCCGCCGCTGGGAAACCGCTCTGTGGGTGGTGTTTTGCATGCGATGAACTTCGATGCGACGGCCGGCGACTATTACAAACATGCCAACGATGAGATTCTGGTGATTCTGCAGACCGAATCTCCCGAAGGTGTTGAGAATGCGGAAGAGATTTACAGTCTGCCTGGTGTGGATGGAATTTTTGTGGGACCCAACGACCTGACGTTCCAGATGAGCAAAGCGACTGGCGTGCATCCTTCGCCTGACGAATTGGAAGCAATGCTGCAGCGCATTCTGGAAACCGGCAAGAAGACCGGCACTCCCGTTGGCCTGCATGTGCAGACGGTGGAAGCGGTCGAGCAGCGGATTGCAGAAGGCTGGCGATTTATTGCGTGTGGCTCTGAAGTCAAATTCATGCTCAACGAAGCGCAGCGGATTGTGAGCGGTTTGAATCTCAAAGCAGAAGCAGCCGACCTGGCCCGGTACTAA
- a CDS encoding oxidoreductase translates to MTDSFRCYQVNKNEQKKISAGLVSAPYNNLPPGAITVRVVYSSVNYKDALAASGHPGVVRKFPHVPGIDAAGYVVESDSDQFQVGDPVVVTSYELGVERWGGWAEFIRVEPEWIVPLPEGLTLKESMILGTAGLTAAMCVDSIIHHHITPDAGNILVTGASGGVGSFCVSLLNQLGYQVTAVSGKHALHQRLLELGATKVIDRLEIDLSSDKPLLKGHWPAAIDTVGGFLLSHVIRSIQPHGCVAACGNAGGAQLDLTVFPFILRGVTLDGIDSAWYPIERRTALWQKLATDWKLPDLESRAKAITLEQVKETVESLLNRTHQERTIIKISEE, encoded by the coding sequence ATGACAGATTCCTTTCGTTGCTATCAAGTTAATAAAAACGAACAAAAGAAAATTTCTGCCGGCCTTGTTTCTGCTCCCTATAATAACCTGCCTCCCGGCGCAATCACGGTCCGCGTGGTCTATTCTTCGGTCAATTATAAAGATGCATTAGCGGCCAGCGGACATCCGGGCGTCGTGCGTAAATTCCCCCACGTTCCCGGCATCGACGCTGCCGGTTATGTCGTGGAATCCGACTCCGATCAGTTCCAGGTTGGCGATCCGGTCGTCGTCACCAGCTATGAACTCGGCGTCGAACGCTGGGGAGGCTGGGCCGAATTCATTCGTGTAGAACCCGAGTGGATTGTCCCTCTGCCGGAAGGACTCACGCTCAAAGAATCCATGATCCTCGGCACCGCCGGCCTGACCGCGGCAATGTGCGTCGACAGTATCATTCATCATCATATCACCCCTGACGCAGGCAATATTCTCGTCACCGGTGCTTCCGGGGGCGTCGGTTCCTTCTGTGTCTCGTTACTCAATCAACTCGGCTATCAGGTGACCGCGGTCTCAGGAAAGCATGCACTGCACCAGCGACTGCTTGAACTCGGCGCCACGAAAGTCATCGACCGACTGGAGATCGATCTCAGTTCCGACAAACCACTGCTCAAAGGACATTGGCCCGCCGCCATCGATACCGTCGGCGGCTTCCTGCTCAGCCATGTCATTCGTTCGATTCAACCCCACGGCTGTGTTGCCGCCTGTGGCAATGCGGGAGGCGCCCAGCTGGACCTGACCGTCTTTCCCTTCATTCTGCGGGGCGTCACCCTCGATGGAATTGACTCCGCCTGGTATCCCATCGAACGCCGAACGGCTCTCTGGCAGAAACTGGCCACCGACTGGAAACTGCCCGATCTCGAATCCCGTGCGAAAGCCATCACCTTGGAACAGGTCAAGGAGACCGTCGAAAGTCTCCTGAACCGCACGCACCAGGAACGCACCATCATCAAAATCAGCGAAGAATAA
- a CDS encoding DNA-3-methyladenine glycosylase family protein, giving the protein MNDHAATFRKASLHLRKADPRLKTVIDTVGPCPLKPYRYRFALLLRSIVSQQISTSAARTIYKRLHALTGKGQPTAEKIMRLSHKQLRAVGLSTQKANYVHHLAEMVLENNVRLHKMHHMTDEEVTTELIQVKGIGQWTAQMFLMFGLCRPDVFPHDDLGIQNGIQQIYQLKSRPDKQTCIEIAERWQPYRTVASWYCWRTLEMETPDGPW; this is encoded by the coding sequence ATGAATGACCACGCAGCCACATTCCGCAAAGCGTCACTGCATCTGAGAAAAGCAGATCCGCGTCTGAAAACCGTCATCGATACCGTCGGTCCCTGCCCGCTCAAACCATACCGATATCGCTTTGCCCTTTTGCTGCGTTCGATTGTCTCACAACAGATTTCTACCTCAGCAGCCCGCACGATTTACAAGCGTCTGCACGCACTCACAGGAAAAGGCCAACCCACGGCAGAAAAAATCATGCGACTCTCGCACAAACAACTTCGCGCGGTGGGTCTCTCTACACAGAAAGCTAATTACGTACATCACCTGGCGGAGATGGTTCTGGAGAACAATGTCCGCCTGCACAAAATGCACCACATGACCGATGAAGAAGTCACGACAGAATTGATTCAGGTCAAAGGCATTGGCCAGTGGACCGCGCAAATGTTTCTGATGTTCGGCCTCTGTCGTCCCGATGTCTTCCCCCACGATGATCTGGGAATCCAGAACGGCATTCAGCAGATCTACCAACTGAAATCCCGCCCCGACAAACAGACCTGCATCGAAATCGCAGAGCGCTGGCAACCCTATCGTACCGTCGCCAGCTGGTACTGCTGGCGGACCCTCGAAATGGAAACCCCCGACGGCCCCTGGTAA
- the pyrF gene encoding orotidine-5'-phosphate decarboxylase: protein MHNFADRLHAAIQNKKTPALVGLDPRFDWLPAEIVSAAEATHSSKADIVAAAFEEFCFRIIDVVAPLVPAVKPQAAFFEEWGPAGCAALQRVIKKARDAGLVVICDAKRGDIGSTAEAYARGYLAGENPDSALWAADCLTVNPYLGSDTLEPFVNVAVERGAGIYVLVRTSNPGAGTFQDRKTDGTNLYECVAAAVEELALKTKGAGHYGSIGAVVGATYPEELNQLRALMPHTPLLVPGYGSQGAGAGDVAGAFDEQGLGAIINSSRGINFAIRKAPYSEKFAPEEWEQAIEAATHDMIADLATHTPAGNLQ, encoded by the coding sequence ATGCACAATTTTGCCGATCGTTTACATGCCGCCATTCAGAATAAGAAAACACCCGCCCTGGTCGGCCTTGATCCCCGCTTTGACTGGCTTCCCGCAGAAATTGTCTCGGCTGCGGAAGCAACGCATTCCAGTAAAGCCGACATCGTCGCTGCCGCCTTTGAAGAATTCTGTTTCCGCATCATCGACGTCGTCGCCCCCCTCGTGCCCGCCGTCAAACCGCAGGCCGCCTTCTTTGAAGAATGGGGGCCCGCCGGTTGTGCCGCTCTGCAACGCGTCATCAAAAAAGCACGCGATGCCGGCCTCGTTGTCATCTGTGATGCCAAGCGGGGAGACATCGGCTCCACAGCCGAAGCGTACGCCCGCGGCTACCTCGCCGGCGAAAATCCCGACAGTGCTCTCTGGGCCGCCGACTGCCTGACCGTGAACCCGTATCTGGGCAGCGACACGCTGGAGCCTTTTGTGAATGTCGCCGTCGAACGGGGTGCGGGCATCTATGTTCTCGTCCGCACCAGCAACCCCGGCGCAGGTACATTTCAGGATCGCAAAACCGACGGCACCAACCTCTACGAATGTGTGGCCGCCGCCGTCGAAGAACTCGCACTGAAAACCAAGGGCGCGGGTCACTATGGTTCCATTGGCGCTGTTGTCGGTGCCACCTATCCCGAAGAACTCAACCAGCTGCGTGCACTCATGCCACACACACCTCTGCTCGTCCCCGGATATGGCAGCCAGGGCGCAGGTGCCGGCGATGTCGCCGGCGCCTTCGATGAGCAAGGCCTCGGCGCCATCATCAACAGTTCGCGCGGCATTAACTTCGCCATCCGCAAAGCCCCGTATTCTGAAAAATTCGCACCCGAAGAATGGGAACAGGCGATCGAAGCCGCCACACATGATATGATTGCCGATTTAGCCACGCACACCCCCGCGGGTAATTTACAATGA
- a CDS encoding radical SAM/SPASM domain-containing protein: protein MLAAPSGSLLFGFMEESSKMVEKTLDIVSPYHFSEQRAAYDAGIARMRHSLYMDYPKHVHLETQARCNASCNFCPYPNLNRKHTKMSDELIDKILNELTEIPREMNLQISPFKVSEPFLEVRLFDVLEKINTLLPQAKIALTSNSTPITEDKLEALQEVKNIQYLWISFNDHREEEYERVMGLPYQRTRQRLEMIHDMFADGDVYFPVVLSRVGDGTIVDREFVDWVGINYPLFQSNVFPRMEWMGQVEGLNVNPVPNMGCERWFELSITATGEVAHCCADGQAEFPIGNVNDQHVLEVYNSPEYRKLREATVSRLSVEPCNRCTFM from the coding sequence ATGCTCGCCGCGCCAAGTGGTTCGCTTCTCTTTGGATTCATGGAAGAGTCATCAAAAATGGTGGAAAAAACGCTGGATATAGTCAGCCCGTATCACTTTAGTGAACAGCGCGCCGCATATGACGCGGGGATTGCCCGGATGCGTCATTCACTGTATATGGACTATCCAAAGCATGTGCATCTGGAAACGCAGGCTCGGTGTAATGCGAGCTGTAATTTCTGTCCGTATCCGAATCTCAATCGCAAGCACACCAAAATGAGCGATGAGCTGATTGATAAGATTCTGAATGAACTGACCGAGATCCCCCGCGAGATGAATTTGCAAATTTCGCCGTTTAAGGTGAGTGAGCCGTTTCTGGAGGTCCGGTTGTTTGATGTTCTGGAAAAAATAAATACTCTGCTGCCTCAGGCCAAGATTGCACTGACTTCCAATTCGACGCCGATTACGGAAGACAAACTCGAAGCTTTGCAGGAGGTCAAGAACATTCAATATCTCTGGATCTCGTTCAACGATCATCGCGAGGAAGAGTACGAACGCGTGATGGGATTGCCTTACCAGCGGACGCGACAGCGTCTGGAGATGATTCACGATATGTTTGCCGATGGCGATGTATATTTTCCGGTGGTACTCTCGCGCGTGGGTGATGGCACCATCGTTGATCGTGAATTTGTAGATTGGGTGGGGATCAACTATCCATTGTTCCAGTCGAATGTATTTCCCCGGATGGAATGGATGGGGCAGGTCGAGGGACTGAATGTGAACCCGGTTCCCAATATGGGATGTGAACGCTGGTTTGAGCTTTCGATTACCGCGACGGGTGAGGTGGCCCACTGCTGTGCCGACGGTCAGGCGGAATTCCCGATTGGCAATGTGAACGACCAACATGTGCTGGAAGTCTATAATTCACCCGAGTATCGCAAGCTCCGCGAAGCAACGGTTTCTCGTTTGAGTGTGGAGCCCTGTAATCGTTGTACTTTCATGTGA
- a CDS encoding rhamnogalacturonan acetylesterase, producing MKPAPPQILLTIAVLFFSLMFANLKSTAAEPTKPQIRILMIGDSTMATYNNPPKDRPDLTGWGQVFGEFFTDDVTVLNRAASGRSSKSFIKEGRWKKAVAEKADYLFIQFGHNDCPGKGDRETDPKTTYQDYLRQYIDEARAANIKPVLVTPMTRRRFSDGKIMTILRPYAEAMLKVGREKNVPVIDLHQKSVTLFNQLGDVGSNDFSPSKSDRTHFSRKGAQEIARLVAEEIPTQVPDLKPYLKQPLP from the coding sequence ATGAAACCCGCCCCGCCTCAAATCCTGCTCACGATTGCAGTTCTGTTTTTCAGTCTGATGTTCGCAAATTTAAAAAGCACCGCCGCCGAACCCACCAAACCACAGATTCGCATCCTGATGATCGGCGATTCCACCATGGCCACTTATAATAACCCTCCCAAAGACCGCCCCGATCTCACTGGCTGGGGTCAGGTGTTTGGCGAGTTCTTCACTGACGATGTGACTGTGCTCAATCGTGCCGCCTCCGGTCGCAGCTCGAAAAGCTTCATCAAAGAAGGTCGCTGGAAAAAAGCGGTTGCAGAAAAGGCCGATTATCTATTTATTCAATTTGGCCACAACGACTGCCCCGGCAAAGGAGACCGTGAGACCGACCCCAAGACAACCTATCAGGACTATCTGCGTCAATACATTGACGAAGCCCGCGCCGCCAACATCAAACCAGTGCTGGTCACACCCATGACGCGTCGCAGATTTAGCGATGGAAAAATCATGACCATTCTCCGCCCCTATGCGGAAGCCATGCTGAAAGTGGGCCGCGAAAAAAACGTGCCCGTCATCGACCTGCACCAGAAAAGCGTGACTCTCTTCAACCAGCTGGGAGACGTCGGCAGCAACGACTTCAGCCCCAGCAAATCCGACCGCACCCACTTCTCAAGAAAAGGCGCCCAGGAAATCGCCCGCCTCGTCGCGGAAGAAATCCCCACCCAGGTCCCCGATCTGAAACCCTATCTCAAACAACCTTTACCATAA
- a CDS encoding MBL fold metallo-hydrolase yields MLPRREVFPHVIEINYQARQRLGCCVYLVFNDQNEWLLIDIGYEDTVSEIIEMIRQMDFPLANCKYLIATHADVDHIQGLSRAKELLPAAQVVAHPSAARLLEVGDRISTYAEISAQGISIDMPACQVDLEVNEGDVIDLGGDIKLEVWHTPGHTDGQLAFRFGDLLFSGDNIYRDGCVGHIDAHHGSDIPDFIKSLERIRDCDAKWLLPSHGPIFRNKKELLQATIDRLDTYLHMADFGTCAIDWPLQDQWDEELLKGFDPKTAE; encoded by the coding sequence ATGTTGCCCCGACGCGAAGTTTTTCCACACGTTATCGAAATTAATTATCAAGCCAGACAGCGTTTGGGGTGTTGTGTTTACCTCGTATTCAATGATCAGAATGAATGGCTGCTGATTGATATCGGGTACGAAGACACAGTTTCCGAAATCATCGAGATGATCCGTCAGATGGATTTTCCACTGGCGAATTGCAAATATCTGATTGCCACGCACGCCGATGTAGACCACATTCAAGGGTTGAGCCGTGCCAAAGAATTATTGCCTGCAGCGCAAGTCGTAGCGCATCCGAGTGCGGCTCGCCTGCTTGAAGTAGGAGACCGCATCAGTACTTATGCCGAGATCAGTGCACAGGGAATTTCGATTGATATGCCCGCCTGCCAGGTCGATCTGGAAGTGAATGAAGGGGACGTGATTGATCTGGGGGGAGACATCAAGCTGGAAGTCTGGCATACTCCCGGTCATACCGACGGCCAACTTGCTTTCCGTTTCGGTGACTTGCTGTTCTCTGGCGATAACATCTACCGTGACGGCTGTGTGGGGCACATTGATGCCCATCATGGGTCGGATATTCCTGATTTCATCAAGTCTCTGGAGCGAATCCGCGACTGTGATGCCAAATGGCTGCTGCCCAGCCATGGTCCGATTTTTCGGAACAAAAAAGAATTGCTGCAGGCGACCATTGATCGTTTGGATACGTATCTGCATATGGCAGATTTCGGCACATGCGCCATTGATTGGCCGTTGCAGGATCAGTGGGACGAAGAACTGCTGAAGGGATTTGACCCCAAAACGGCAGAGTAA
- a CDS encoding efflux RND transporter permease subunit, with protein sequence MASFFQKRDPWGHSFSLWVVVFMIFITPVLFGVLREIRQENNVENWLPPNDPQSKVLSWHRKSFGIEDRLLLSWEGSSLTDLRADRLKTLLLGTPDEKGILRGGSPYIQNVLTPQDAIRKMVEYRVEPDEAQERLKGVLLGTGALKIQLTEAGRKRQEQTIQELIGKAKSELGIELTVKPAFKEWVEIVDESNEAEIVETPASDDEEQVDFQALVAEIPSHDFQVTWPRMQPASQLSEQIQQLALSLKRPTILPETKSEKSEKTADAAATHPALVKDCFFAVGTPIAVAIELSDTGDADHAAAVAAVKAAASKSGIPEAGLHMGGRPVAGAALNRMVKESSWNTAYPVWQFHKRSVTLFSGLIGIALAFLMLRSLRLSCLVLLVSYYTTFVAVSIVPLTGGTMNMVLVVMPTLLTVLTLSGSIHVANYWKHAAHVDMKNAVSQAVEMARAPCMMASLTTAIGLASLMTSPLSPVRDFGLYSSIGCLISLLMILYGLPSLLQLWPGKPPKESDVDTRHWQKLGRVLSRHQVLVSMSCLIIFAVSCYGFKWFRTETKVIKYFPDSSRVIQDYLFLEENLSGITPVDTVICFDEAAQKNMNFVERVELVRKIQQKIAEHPEISGSISLADFRPVSEPLPENASTFQKLRNAKRVNETERRVRESLKTGDAKSFLYIADEAIEMEQETANGDRSVAVNKGDELWRITAQVAIMTDLNYGHLTRDLNQVTQSVLRDHAGTTHLVTGTIPLFLRTQQAVLESLIKSFGLAFAVIAVVMMILLRSPTAGLITMLPNLMPIGVVFGLISWMKMPVDIGTMITASVALGIAVDGTLHLLTWFKIGIEEGKTKSEAVAAAMGHCGPAMWQTSAAVGISLAMLYPAELLLVSRFGILMSALIAAALLADIIFLPALLAGPLGSLIVASHKKDQAAAANAPLLQDGKATKPHLPQAIKRTQSETTLET encoded by the coding sequence ATGGCTTCGTTTTTTCAAAAGCGCGATCCTTGGGGACACAGTTTCTCGTTATGGGTTGTGGTTTTCATGATCTTCATCACCCCGGTTCTATTCGGGGTTTTGCGTGAGATCCGGCAGGAAAACAATGTTGAGAACTGGTTGCCCCCCAACGACCCTCAGTCAAAAGTTCTCTCCTGGCACCGTAAGAGTTTTGGCATTGAAGACCGTCTGCTCCTTTCCTGGGAAGGGAGTTCGCTAACTGATTTGCGGGCCGATCGCCTGAAAACACTGCTATTGGGAACACCCGATGAAAAGGGGATTCTCCGCGGCGGTTCACCTTACATCCAAAATGTCTTAACGCCTCAGGATGCCATTCGGAAGATGGTGGAGTACCGGGTTGAGCCGGATGAAGCCCAGGAGCGTTTAAAAGGTGTTCTGCTGGGTACTGGAGCTCTGAAGATCCAGTTAACCGAAGCCGGCCGAAAAAGGCAGGAGCAGACGATCCAGGAGTTGATCGGCAAAGCAAAGAGCGAGTTGGGGATCGAGCTGACGGTAAAGCCTGCTTTCAAAGAGTGGGTTGAGATCGTAGATGAATCGAATGAGGCCGAGATTGTCGAGACACCTGCCAGCGATGATGAAGAGCAGGTTGATTTCCAGGCTTTGGTGGCCGAGATTCCCTCTCATGATTTTCAAGTGACCTGGCCGCGGATGCAGCCTGCGTCTCAACTGAGTGAGCAGATTCAGCAGTTGGCCTTGTCTCTGAAGCGGCCTACGATCCTGCCGGAAACCAAGTCAGAGAAGTCAGAAAAAACTGCCGATGCGGCGGCGACACATCCTGCTCTGGTGAAAGATTGTTTCTTTGCCGTGGGAACACCGATTGCCGTTGCGATTGAGCTGTCTGACACGGGAGACGCCGACCATGCTGCTGCGGTTGCTGCCGTCAAAGCAGCCGCCTCGAAGTCGGGCATTCCCGAAGCCGGCTTGCATATGGGAGGCAGACCTGTTGCAGGAGCTGCTTTGAATCGAATGGTCAAAGAATCTTCCTGGAATACTGCGTATCCGGTCTGGCAGTTTCATAAACGGTCTGTGACGCTCTTCTCCGGGTTGATTGGGATTGCACTCGCATTTCTGATGTTACGCAGCCTGCGTCTTTCGTGCCTGGTGCTGCTGGTGTCTTATTATACAACGTTTGTGGCTGTCTCTATCGTACCTTTAACAGGGGGAACCATGAATATGGTTCTGGTGGTGATGCCGACCCTGTTGACAGTGCTGACGCTATCCGGCTCGATTCATGTGGCCAATTACTGGAAACACGCCGCGCATGTGGACATGAAAAATGCGGTTTCTCAAGCTGTCGAAATGGCACGGGCGCCCTGCATGATGGCCAGTCTGACGACCGCCATTGGTCTGGCTTCGCTCATGACCAGCCCGCTCTCGCCTGTACGTGATTTCGGCCTGTATTCTTCGATTGGCTGTCTGATTTCACTGTTGATGATCTTATACGGCTTACCGTCGTTGCTACAGTTATGGCCGGGTAAGCCTCCCAAAGAATCTGATGTGGATACCCGACATTGGCAGAAGCTGGGGCGCGTCTTATCCCGGCATCAGGTGCTGGTGTCGATGAGTTGCCTGATTATTTTTGCCGTTTCCTGCTATGGCTTTAAATGGTTTCGGACCGAAACAAAGGTCATCAAATATTTTCCGGATTCCTCTCGGGTGATTCAGGATTACCTGTTCCTGGAAGAGAATCTTTCGGGAATTACTCCCGTCGACACGGTGATCTGCTTCGATGAGGCCGCTCAGAAAAATATGAATTTTGTTGAGCGCGTGGAACTCGTACGCAAGATTCAACAGAAAATTGCAGAGCATCCTGAAATCAGTGGTTCGATTTCTCTAGCTGATTTTCGTCCTGTCTCAGAGCCGTTACCGGAAAATGCGAGCACGTTTCAAAAATTACGCAATGCCAAACGCGTAAATGAAACAGAACGACGCGTGCGGGAAAGTTTAAAAACCGGTGATGCGAAATCGTTTCTGTATATTGCCGATGAAGCGATCGAAATGGAGCAGGAGACCGCCAATGGTGACCGATCGGTCGCTGTGAATAAAGGGGACGAACTGTGGCGGATTACCGCCCAGGTGGCGATTATGACCGATCTGAATTACGGTCACTTGACACGCGATTTGAACCAGGTGACGCAGTCGGTTCTACGTGACCACGCCGGCACGACGCATCTCGTAACCGGCACAATTCCGCTGTTCCTGCGAACGCAGCAGGCAGTTCTGGAAAGTCTGATTAAGAGTTTCGGTCTGGCGTTTGCCGTGATTGCGGTTGTGATGATGATTCTGCTCCGCAGTCCGACAGCGGGCTTGATTACCATGTTGCCGAACCTGATGCCGATCGGCGTGGTCTTCGGGTTGATTTCCTGGATGAAAATGCCCGTTGATATCGGGACGATGATTACCGCTTCGGTGGCGCTGGGGATTGCCGTTGATGGAACGCTGCATTTGCTGACCTGGTTCAAAATCGGCATTGAAGAAGGCAAAACCAAGAGCGAAGCCGTCGCGGCTGCAATGGGGCATTGTGGCCCGGCAATGTGGCAGACGAGTGCTGCCGTGGGGATCAGTCTGGCGATGCTCTACCCGGCAGAACTGCTGCTGGTGAGCCGATTCGGGATTCTGATGTCTGCCTTGATCGCGGCTGCTCTGTTAGCGGACATTATCTTTCTGCCGGCTCTGTTAGCGGGCCCGCTGGGTTCTCTGATCGTGGCGTCCCATAAAAAAGATCAGGCTGCGGCCGCGAATGCACCGCTGTTACAGGACGGCAAAGCCACGAAGCCGCATCTTCCACAGGCAATTAAACGGACTCAGTCGGAAACAACACTGGAAACCTGA